AGCTCCTATGGAACAAAGGATCACTCTCAGTGGTTCTTCGAGGAGAATTCGCTGAACTTTCCGATTTTCTCTTAGGCTGGTGGACATGTAACCCCCGAACTCTCGATGTCTATCCGCACAGCGAAGCTATCGGCAGAATCGGGTTCGGGATTTAGCTCAAAGCTTAGCTACGTCCTTTTTTGGCAAGCTCTTCTTCGAAGATTCTCTTAAACTCACGGTACGGCAGGGCACCTGAAAGGCGGCGGCCATTCACGAAGAAAGCTGGTGTTCCTGTAACGCCAAGCTCCTCACCCATTCGGTAGTTAGCTTCAACGTCAGCCATTTTTTCCTGTGATGAGTAGCATTTTTCAAACTTACCCATGTCCAGACCAATGTTTTTCGCATACTTTTTCAGATCGTCATCTTCAAGCTTGCGCTGGTTTTTGAATAGCTCTTCGTACATTTCCCAGTACTTGTTCTGATCTTTGGCACAGTGTGCGGCCATCGCAGCAGGTCGCGCTCTTTTATGGAATCCGAGAGGGAAGTCACGGACGATCCAACGAACCTTACCTTTGTACTCGGTCATCAGCTGACGGACAGTTGGGAGAACCTTTTCACAGAATGGACACTGAAACTCAGAATACTCAATGACGGTGATTGCACAATCATCTTTGCAACCCATTGGCTTGGTATCACTTGGTTTAGGGCCATACTTAACAGGATCACGACTGGTCACAGTGAGTTTGTAAACTGGCTCTTCTGGCTTAGGGTAACTAACAACCAGTTTCTTTGTACGGATCGCATCCTGAACGATCTGCTCAATTTCTGTACGAGTCTTCATTGATTGCAAATAGTCCGTAATCTGCCGTTTTTTCTCTGCGTCACTAAGCTCTTTCAGCTGAGGATGGTCTTTAAATTTGCCAAGAGTACTTTTGATGTCAGACTCAGTAACTTTAGTTTTGCTATCCAAATAGTCTTTTTGAGCTTGCTCGCTCGATACACCTTTCTTTTTTGCTAGCTCTTCCCAGTAAGCGTCTAGGTATTTCTGCTGAGCCAAACGTTCGATCAACTCGAACTTCTGCTTTTCTAACTCATAGAATTTGTCCTGATTATCTTTATAGAGCTCTTTTACTGAGACGGACTTGCCGTTTATCTTAAATGCTGTCTCAGCGATGGCTGGTGCCGAAACAATTGCCATGCTGGCACACAACAGGATTGACTTTGCTAGACTAATTGCCATGAAATTCTTGAACTCCTAAATCGAATGTTATCTAGACTCCTAAATGGTACTATCAGGCATACCATCTTGAACATGATAAATTCATGAATCAATGGAAAAATTATATCTTTCCATTGAACCCAAAAGGCCATCATGGGATCACTATGATTGACACCTGATGAAGCTCTTTGAGCAAACAAAGAGCACTTGCCGCTAAAGAAATCACGAGAAGGAATCCCTGTTCATGGCACCCACAATAGATAGCCACAACCTCGTTTGGATTGACATGGAAATGTCGGGACTAGACCCAGACACCGATGTCATCCTTGAGGTCGCCACCATTATAACCGATAAAGACCTCAACATACTTGCCGAAGGGCCT
This region of Pseudobacteriovorax antillogorgiicola genomic DNA includes:
- a CDS encoding DsbA family protein, which codes for MAISLAKSILLCASMAIVSAPAIAETAFKINGKSVSVKELYKDNQDKFYELEKQKFELIERLAQQKYLDAYWEELAKKKGVSSEQAQKDYLDSKTKVTESDIKSTLGKFKDHPQLKELSDAEKKRQITDYLQSMKTRTEIEQIVQDAIRTKKLVVSYPKPEEPVYKLTVTSRDPVKYGPKPSDTKPMGCKDDCAITVIEYSEFQCPFCEKVLPTVRQLMTEYKGKVRWIVRDFPLGFHKRARPAAMAAHCAKDQNKYWEMYEELFKNQRKLEDDDLKKYAKNIGLDMGKFEKCYSSQEKMADVEANYRMGEELGVTGTPAFFVNGRRLSGALPYREFKRIFEEELAKKGRS